A window of the Fibrobacter sp. UWH4 genome harbors these coding sequences:
- a CDS encoding cytochrome c3 family protein yields MPGLLNGGPFRWAVVLFVVVFSMFLADFLMGEPAVPERGMSSIPFDHAIHGDSIGLDCSACHTGARASANAYMPSMADCMDCHRLPMNDKLAEEEMQADRSEKPWSHRRHLPDHVVFHHGVHAAAGVACSDCHGTGYRQNRYGGEQFDMQSCIKCHRGETFKERGFKPAATYCAACHR; encoded by the coding sequence ATGCCTGGGCTTTTGAATGGGGGGCCGTTCCGTTGGGCGGTCGTCCTTTTTGTGGTTGTATTTTCGATGTTCCTCGCCGATTTTCTGATGGGGGAACCGGCGGTTCCTGAACGGGGAATGTCCTCGATTCCCTTTGACCACGCCATTCACGGCGATTCGATAGGCCTGGACTGCTCCGCCTGCCATACAGGGGCTCGGGCCTCGGCGAATGCGTATATGCCTTCGATGGCGGATTGTATGGATTGTCATCGGCTCCCGATGAACGATAAGCTCGCCGAAGAAGAAATGCAGGCGGATCGGTCTGAAAAGCCCTGGTCGCACAGGCGCCATTTGCCAGACCATGTCGTGTTTCATCACGGGGTCCATGCGGCGGCGGGAGTCGCTTGCTCGGATTGCCATGGAACGGGCTACCGGCAGAACCGTTATGGCGGCGAACAGTTCGACATGCAGTCGTGCATCAAGTGCCATCGAGGGGAAACCTTCAAGGAGCGTGGTTTTAAACCGGCGGCGACTTATTGTGCCGCTTGCCACCGTTGA
- a CDS encoding sulfurtransferase TusA family protein gives MDKDKSPLEKWIEAQKGNPGFDAALRKLVSYACAEWFRRENLVAVAPEEALARVLATDMPEYPLGNWLDSPARFAPEIADFCEKTKIAPLPKALKGTFPEHLDLRGVVCPNNAMRSRLVMAGLPEGASLDIYLDDGSPIENVPGALVADGHIVKKRQKKENFWLLSVVKRPSRV, from the coding sequence ATGGATAAGGATAAAAGTCCCCTAGAAAAGTGGATCGAGGCCCAAAAGGGAAATCCTGGGTTCGATGCCGCTCTCCGGAAACTGGTTTCGTATGCCTGTGCGGAATGGTTCCGTCGCGAAAATCTGGTCGCGGTGGCTCCGGAAGAGGCTCTCGCGCGAGTTCTTGCGACAGATATGCCGGAATATCCTCTCGGAAATTGGTTGGACTCGCCTGCGAGGTTTGCCCCCGAAATTGCCGATTTTTGCGAAAAAACAAAGATTGCCCCTTTGCCGAAGGCTTTAAAAGGAACGTTTCCGGAACACTTGGACCTGCGTGGCGTCGTGTGTCCAAATAATGCGATGCGGAGTCGTCTCGTGATGGCGGGGCTTCCGGAAGGGGCTTCTCTCGACATTTACCTGGATGATGGATCTCCTATCGAGAATGTGCCTGGAGCCCTAGTCGCCGATGGCCATATTGTCAAAAAAAGGCAAAAAAAAGAGAATTTTTGGTTACTTTCGGTGGTCAAACGCCCTTCAAGAGTGTAG